The genomic segment ACCCGTGGCCATTCTACGGATATTATATAACATATTCATACTATTAGCTGTTCCTTTCATTCTTCCGCTGGGTTATCTGGCCGCATTGAGGACGAAGGAGGATAAGGACTACTTCCAGCGTTTCGGCTTCATAATGTTCCCCGAGCCTCCGGAAAGCTCTGTTTGGTTCCACTGCGCAAGCGTTGGAGAGGTACGCAGTCTCAAGACACTCATCAGCAACCTCAAGGACAGATTCCCCGAAACCGAAATAATTATAAGTACCACTACAGCCACAGGCAAAGATATCGCCGAGAAGGAGCTTAAGCCCTTCGCATCCTTCCTTCTCCCCATAGAGAACTCCTTCGCCATCAGGCATATTATCGAATATATGAACGTCCGTGCTCTTGTTATAGTTGACACAGAGCTGTGGCCCAACCTCATAACAACAGCATCAAAGCATACACAGCTCTATCTCGTAAACGGAAGGATCTCCGACCGCAGCATGAACAGCTACCGGAGGATCCGCTTCATCATCTCCCCTCTGCTTAAGTCCTTCGAGTTCATCTTCACCAAGAGCGGGGAGGACAGGGACCGCTTCACCGAATTAAAGGGCTCCTCAGAAGGGATAGAGGTTCTCGGAAACATCAAGTACTACGAGGTAAACCTTGAACCAGAGGATAAGGCGGCGGCACCCCTTGCCGGAACCGATTTCTTCTTCGCCGCCAGTACCCACAAGGGTGAGGAAGAGGCCGCCCTCAACGCATGGATAAAGAGCGGCAAACGGGGAAGGGTTGTCATTGCCCCCCGACACATGAACAGGGTTTCTGAAGTATACGAAGAGGCTAAGCGTGCCGGACTCCGTGTTTGCAGGCTCACAACCTTCAATGAAAACTGCGAAGCGGTGGTTGTGGATCTCTTCGGTCAGCTCGAACCGCTGTATAAGCATGCCCGCAAGATCTTCATAGGGGGCTCCATAGCCGATGTCGGGGGACACAACATCTTCGAGGCTCTGCAGTTCGGCAAATGCGCCGCTGTGGGGCCCAATATGCACAACTTCCGTGAGATATACTCCATGGCCGCAAAGCACGGCATGGTTTGCACAGTTCACAACGAAGAGGAGATGGCCGTCTTCATTAAGGAGGATAGATGCGTACCGGACGGGGATGCGTTCATGGATGAGCTCCGCTCCTCTGCGGAACATAAGCTGGACCGATTTTTGGAGGCTTTGAATGAAAGCCTTGGCGGTTAAGGCGCTTTATTCCGTACTGGGCAGACTCAGCCTCAACAGCCTGAGAAGAACAGGCTTCTTCCTCGGAACACTCCTCTACTATCTTTCCCCCTCCAGACGCAAAGCAGCCATAAAGAACGCCCGAGTTATCGGCGCAGAGAACCCGGTTAAGACTGCGAGGAAGGCGTGCAGGCATAACATGGCAAGCTTCATGGAAAGCTTCTACAACGGAAGGATCGATCAGGATTTCGTTAAGAACCGCCTTAAGGTAACCTTCATAGGGGAAAAGCCCGACTTCGAGCGGACATACTTCATCGTCACCGCCCATTTCGGTTCATGGGAGCTCTCCTCCGGACTGTACAGAAACTATATTCAGAAGGATCTTGGCCTTCTTGCCAGGCGGTTCAAGGATCCCGAGATCGACAATCTCGTGCAGAAACTGCGTGGGGATTCGGAGATGATAACCTACCTCCACCACCGCAACTGCACCGAAGATATGCTCCGCCTGCTGGGCGACGGGGTCAACATCGCCGCCCTGCTGGATCATTCCGCTACGATGAAGGACTGTATCATGGTCCCCCTGTTCGGTATAAAAACCACATTCATCAAAGGTATACCTACCCTGTCGGCAAAGATGGATATACCCCTCCTCCCCGCCTTCTTTAAGCGAACAAACGAGGGGGTCGAGCTCATAATGTATCCCCCCATCGAACCGGATAAATCTCTCAAGCCGAGGGAGCGGATATACGATCTCGCCCTGCGGGTGAACAAGGTTTACGAGGATCTTTTCAGCAGATATCCCGAACAGTGGTACCTTATACATAAACGCTTCAAAAAAACAGAGGATGAAAATGGAGAGATTACCGACAGTTTTTATAGATAGGGACGGCACAATCAACATCGAATCGGGCTACATTAATCATCCGGTGAATTTCCGGCTGTACCCCTTTGCTGCCCAGGCTATCCGCATACTCAACGAACACGGTATTCAGGTTGTTGTTGTAACGAATCAGGCGGGGGTCGGCAGGGGATATTTCGATGAGAACCATGTAAACATGCTCCACACCCTTATGAAAGAGAAGCTCAAATCACAGGGTGCACATATTGACGCACTATACTACTGCCCCCACCACAGCTCTTCTAAGGATCCGAAGTACTCCGCGGAGTGCGACTGCAGAAAGCCCTCCCCCGGAATGGTGAACAAGGCTCTGGCGGAGCTTCCAGTGGACAGGGAGCGTATGTTTGTTATCGGCGATCGAAAGGGTGATATGAAGCTTGCTGAGAACACCGGAGCCTGCGGCATTATGGTGCGCACAGGCTACGGCGAGGGTGAGCTTATCAAGGAGAAGAATATACCGGCAGAGGTAATAACCGACAACCTCCTCACCGCTGTTTATGAGGTTCTGTCAAGAATTGAGCAGGATTGAGGGATCGAAGCCAATCCTCAGAGCTCCCCAGTGCTTCCCGTTCACATAAACGGGCATAGAGAGGTCGTTAACAACCTCCCCAGTGTCACGGACATAGGCCTGCAGAAGGAATTTCTGGGTATTCTTCACCGCACGGCTTCCAGTTTTATCGTTGAATATCCTCTTATATCTGCTGAATTTAGTATCATGATCCGGATCCCCCGTCTGGGGCTCGGAAAACTTTGTATTATGCGAGGGTGCATAGCCGTTTTCATCCACCGCCACGGTGAAGATACACCCGCTGATATCATTCACAGCTCTGTCGTATATGCTCCTCAACGTTTCCTCCACCCTTACATCATAGGCTGTGGAATACTGTTGAGGGTCCGTTCCCTCTATCTTCTTATAGTTCTTATCGAAGATATTAAGCCCGTTTGCTGAGAACTTCTTCAGCTCCTCCTGAACCTCGTCCCTGTAATTTTCCACCTTGTAAAGAACCTCCTCGTAGGCTCCTCTGCCGATACGGAAACGTGAAACAAGCTCCTGTATAGTTTCTATCTTGGCATTCAGTTCCCCTGTTGATTCGGTGGAATCGTCCATCATCCTGGTGATAGTGAGAGCGATGTCGTGGATGCCTGATACGTTGCTGTGTATATCATCGTTAAGCTTTGTCATATCATCAAGGGCCTGGGTAATATTCTGCAGCCCCGCATCGGTCTGCCGGAAGTCCTCAACCATCTGATTAAACTTCTCCGATGTTCTCCCAACGACCTCTTTGGTCATATCGATATGCTGGTTTATCTCCTCGGTTTCCTCGGCTGTATCACGCACCTGCTTAACCATGCTGTCGATATTGCCGGAGATCTCCTCTGTGGCGTCCTTAACCCTTTCGGCGAGCTTGCGCACCTCATCGGCAACAACGGCAAAGCCCCTTCCGGCCTCACCGGCCCTTGCCGCCTCAATGGCGGCATTAAGTGCGAGGAGGTTTGTCTGGTCGGAGATGTCTTCTATAAGGGAAACTACCGTACGTATATTCTCCGAGTTTTCCGCA from the Limisalsivibrio acetivorans genome contains:
- a CDS encoding 3-deoxy-D-manno-octulosonic acid transferase; translated protein: MRTKEDKDYFQRFGFIMFPEPPESSVWFHCASVGEVRSLKTLISNLKDRFPETEIIISTTTATGKDIAEKELKPFASFLLPIENSFAIRHIIEYMNVRALVIVDTELWPNLITTASKHTQLYLVNGRISDRSMNSYRRIRFIISPLLKSFEFIFTKSGEDRDRFTELKGSSEGIEVLGNIKYYEVNLEPEDKAAAPLAGTDFFFAASTHKGEEEAALNAWIKSGKRGRVVIAPRHMNRVSEVYEEAKRAGLRVCRLTTFNENCEAVVVDLFGQLEPLYKHARKIFIGGSIADVGGHNIFEALQFGKCAAVGPNMHNFREIYSMAAKHGMVCTVHNEEEMAVFIKEDRCVPDGDAFMDELRSSAEHKLDRFLEALNESLGG
- a CDS encoding lysophospholipid acyltransferase family protein produces the protein MKALAVKALYSVLGRLSLNSLRRTGFFLGTLLYYLSPSRRKAAIKNARVIGAENPVKTARKACRHNMASFMESFYNGRIDQDFVKNRLKVTFIGEKPDFERTYFIVTAHFGSWELSSGLYRNYIQKDLGLLARRFKDPEIDNLVQKLRGDSEMITYLHHRNCTEDMLRLLGDGVNIAALLDHSATMKDCIMVPLFGIKTTFIKGIPTLSAKMDIPLLPAFFKRTNEGVELIMYPPIEPDKSLKPRERIYDLALRVNKVYEDLFSRYPEQWYLIHKRFKKTEDENGEITDSFYR
- a CDS encoding D-glycero-alpha-D-manno-heptose-1,7-bisphosphate 7-phosphatase, whose product is MERLPTVFIDRDGTINIESGYINHPVNFRLYPFAAQAIRILNEHGIQVVVVTNQAGVGRGYFDENHVNMLHTLMKEKLKSQGAHIDALYYCPHHSSSKDPKYSAECDCRKPSPGMVNKALAELPVDRERMFVIGDRKGDMKLAENTGACGIMVRTGYGEGELIKEKNIPAEVITDNLLTAVYEVLSRIEQD
- a CDS encoding methyl-accepting chemotaxis protein, producing MIILVISILSKGSEQGSVLTGFAGTILIVLSVLGILASLFSIFFLRSLIVTPVRNLSSVLKEVSEGEGDISMDMPSKTYDEMGELATNYNSFMQSLRDIIGDIRVLGVNIGVESAKVVRNVDTATSETKRQDTLSETVYQASTRATDAIESVAANSVQISTSTSNNLEFAETSSGELSDVTEKINEVSGMLNNFQSTVNVLAENSENIRTVVSLIEDISDQTNLLALNAAIEAARAGEAGRGFAVVADEVRKLAERVKDATEEISGNIDSMVKQVRDTAEETEEINQHIDMTKEVVGRTSEKFNQMVEDFRQTDAGLQNITQALDDMTKLNDDIHSNVSGIHDIALTITRMMDDSTESTGELNAKIETIQELVSRFRIGRGAYEEVLYKVENYRDEVQEELKKFSANGLNIFDKNYKKIEGTDPQQYSTAYDVRVEETLRSIYDRAVNDISGCIFTVAVDENGYAPSHNTKFSEPQTGDPDHDTKFSRYKRIFNDKTGSRAVKNTQKFLLQAYVRDTGEVVNDLSMPVYVNGKHWGALRIGFDPSILLNS